From a single Cotesia glomerata isolate CgM1 linkage group LG6, MPM_Cglom_v2.3, whole genome shotgun sequence genomic region:
- the LOC123266707 gene encoding uncharacterized protein LOC123266707, whose product MECPSYIYLKLENLEYLVISSVDLVHQNHEYSELFYSCIPEVYKFTEEEASEVGHFLKLDSKKKKLQNMIREKYGKIVPLDKLHNMKSKLTNSSDNDLQTVVELLQETYHADVHIYHEEETSTCKGIYFSTNEMRSDFQKWPEIVFLDGTYKLTNNDMTTMIFLVEDGNGRGQVVGVGLLATEERNVLEWMINAFKKDNEESCKNIKAFMTDKDLTERDVLKEIFPDVATYICIFHSLKTFKKVVNSSNMNLNSDEKLETLKVLESLVYASSEEQYNELYLELNLTASPEFMEYYNRNWHNIKEDWCLYSLMKHNLGNTTNNRLESINAKLKLVLEKNSPLIITIKDFFEWYNSHKTEAFIRTARQFLRRPNLQFPANSAEQKYVEALTKYSSKIVLAEIKSSVEIVCSRTDEISKICQFENLESSITTCQCKIKISHKLPCRHIFAVRRHFGLDLFDNCLYDPRWNKQKLIDQEVTLSSMSDNIKTDKAPFSVNVKTIKKKKVQTVSEKRKIVLAKATKLANIISLLCGSDYDRNVKLIDDIILHLSNNLIVDIVTGKDDKHLESSFQNLSIEENTNNDVIESTENTENTPNLRKIKTPAKIKIKGRPSGFLKTTRTLKKKA is encoded by the exons ATGGAATGCCCAAGCTATATTTATCTTAAACTTGAAAACTTGGAGTATTTGGTAATTTCTTCTGTCGATTTGGTCCACCAAAACCATGAATATTCTGaa CTATTCTATTCTTGTATTCCCGAGGTTTACAAATTCACTGAAGAAGAAGCAAGTGAAGTTGgacactttttaaaattagattcaaaaaagaagaaactCCAAAATATGataagagaaaaatatggcAAAATTGTTCCACTAGATAAATTGCATAATATGAAGAGCAAGTTGACGAATTCTTCAGATAACGATCTGCAGACAGTAGTTGAACTTCTTCAGGAAACTTATC aTGCAGATGTTCATATTTACCATGAAGAGGAAACATCCACTTGTAAGGGTATCTACTTTTCTACAAATGAAATGAGAAGCGATTTTCAAAAGTGGCCGGAAATTGTATTTCTAGATGGCACCTACAAATTAACCAACAATGACATGACAACGATGATTTTCTTAGTCGAAGATGGGAACGGTCGGGGGCAAGTGGTTGGCGTTGGTTTATTGGCTACTGAAGAACGTAATGTGCTAGAATGGATGATAAATGCCTTTAAAAAAGACAATGAAGAATCGTGTAAGAACATCAAGGCCTTTATGACTGATAAGGATTTGACAGAACGTGACGTTTTGAAGGAAATATTTCCTGATGTTGCCACTTATATATGTATCTTTCATAGTCtaaagacatttaaaaaagttgTCAATAGCTCAAACATGAATCTTAATAGTGATGAAAAACTGGAAACGCTAAAAGTCTTGGAGTCTCTTGTCTACGCTTCATCAGAAGAACAGTATAATGAATTGTATCTTGAATTAAATCTAACTGCCTCCCCTGAATTTATGGAATATTATAATAGGAACTGGCATAATATAAAGGAGGATTGGTGTTTATATAGTCTAATGAAACATAATCTAGGCAATACTACGAATAACCGGCTTGAATCTATAAATGCAAAACTTAAGCTAGTACTGGAAAAAAACTCACCACTGATCATAACAATAAAGGATTTTTTCGAGTGGTACAATAGTCATAAAACCGAAGCTTTTATAAGAACTGCTCGGCAGTTTTTGAGAAGACCAAATCTTCAATTTCCTGCGAACAGTGCTGAACAAAAATATGTGGAAGCTTTAACAAAATATAGCTCTAAAATAGTTTTAGCTGAAATTAAATCCAGTGTTGAAATAGTTTGTTCTAGAACtgatgaaatttcaaaaatttgtcaattCGAGAACTTAGAATCATCAATCACCACATgtcaatgtaaaataaaaatatcccaCAAATTACCTTGCCGACACATATTTGCAGTAAGACGCCATTTTGGATTGGACTTATTTGACAATTGTTTATATGACCCCCGTTGGAATAAACAGAAGTTAATCGATCAAGAAGTAACTTTATCATCCATGTCTGATAACATTAAAACCGACAAAGCGCCATTCTCTGTTAATGtaaaaacgataaaaaaaaaaaaagtacaaacTGTTAGCGAAAAGAGGAAAATAGTATTAGCAAAAGCTACGAAACTTGCTAATATTATCAGCTTATTATGTGGCTCTGACTACGATAGAAACGTAAAATTGATTGACGACATAATTTTACatctttcaaataatttaatagtgGATATAGTCACAGGTAAAGACGATAAGCATCTAGAAAGTAGCTTTCAGAATTTGTCTATCGAAGAAAATACCAATAATGATGTCATCGAGTCTACTGAAAATACAGAAAATACTccaaatttaagaaaaataaaaacacccgctaaaataaaaataaagggACGGCCGAgtggatttttaaaaacgacAAGAACTTTGAAGAAAAAGGCTTAA
- the LOC123267218 gene encoding uncharacterized protein LOC123267218 translates to MANSPSVYKYKLVVFLSEKKSAKEIIDIVPNDWIYADGESDYLMCKFMPEEIYNEDNLKLLNDMVRECAKPCDDWPSYPIDIRGRARSYEEAEKLMDKLQYQTYAYSTDNEKRAKKKAEKDKELFKLKKLSPNKMNRLLNDATLNLSDGHRSNSGK, encoded by the exons atggcTAACAGTCCCTCagtctataaatataaattagtggtttttttaagtgaaaaaaaatctgcAAAAGAAATCATTGACATAGTTCCGAATGATTGGATTTATGCGGATGGTGAATCCGATTATTTAATGTGTAAGTTTATGCCGGAAGAAATATATAATGaagataatttgaaattactcAATGACATGGTCAGAGAATGTGCTAAGCCCTGTGATGACTGGCCGTCTTATCCTATTGACATCCGTGGACGAGCAC GTTCGTATGAAGAAGCTGAAAAACTCATGGACAAATTACAATACCAAACTTACGCATATTCAACAGATAACGAAAAGAGAGCTAAAAAGAAAGCTGAAAAAGACAaagaactttttaaattaaaaaaattatctcctaataaaatgaatagaCTGCTTAATGATGCGACCTTGAATTTGAGTGATGGGCACCGATCCAACTCAggtaaataa